The Platichthys flesus chromosome 17, fPlaFle2.1, whole genome shotgun sequence DNA window TGACCTTTCTGACACTGTGCAGCGGCGGTGCCACCGGCGCCTCCTGTCGCCGCGCATCACTTCAAAGCACCGCTGCTATTTTCCATTGGTCTAATAAAGAGGAGAAATGCGTTTAATTAGGATTTCTGCTGGTTTCTGTtaaattaaatcacattattttaaaGGAAGTTCGCTCTATTTTCTAATCCTGAACCAGCAACACGACAGATTCTCTTCCTTTTGGAATCTGTGTGACATTTGGTTGAATGAATTGTTCCATGAAGATCTTGGAAGCTCCTGATATAAAAATCTaactttctccttttcttccagGACCGCGCAGACGGACTTAGCGGCTCTTCGCCGAGTGGGCGCCTCTCCCAGCTCTCCTCCCTGAACCAGGCCGCCTACTCCTCGGCTCCCCCGCTCTGCCACACCCCGGCCTCTGACTTCCAGCCTCCGTACTTCCCTCCCCCCTATTCCCAGTCCTCCCTGCCATACTCTCAGAGCCAGGAGTCGGCGTATTCCCACCTGTCAGACCCCTACACCTCCATCAACTCgctccaccagcaccagcaagCCGCTTGGCATTCGCAGAGGTCGCGCTCCGACGATGGGGGGCTCCTGTCACAGTCTCACCGGGCGCTCAGCCTCGACCACCGGCGGGATTACGCAGCCGTGCCCCGACTGCTCCACGGTCTCGGGGAAGGGGCGGCCGCGCTTGGGGACGGTCCTCTCGGGATGCACCTGGGACATCACGGCCTGGACGATCTGCAGGTGACTTGACTTTTCTATTTTTGGTTGTTGATTGGAGGTTTTACGCGCTGCAGAGTCCGTGCGTAAAAGTCACTCGGCACATGATCCACAAAgtattaatgaaaacaaaacatgcttATTCGATTATTATCTATTGGATCCTTTATTATAATGGGTAATTATTGTAAAATAGTTCAAATACACCTGTTTAAATCCTACGTAGCAAAAAGGCCTCAAGGCAAATTACCTTTAATGCTCTTCATTCAGGGGTTAATAAACTAATATCACTTTTTAATATCATGTAATTTGCTGGGGCTTTTATTTAGAAACGTGgtttattgtatttataattttcatcaattttgacattttaatttgtaaacaTCACCTGCAGGACTTTCGTctattttatataaagtctcCTTTAGGTGTCAGACTCGAAAACAGGAAtgaaaaacagttttctttcaGTCcagacttttaaaaatgaaGTTAAATATAATTAGAATATTAGTTCCCATATttctaaaaaacaaatcaccaGTTTATCTCATTAACCTGTTCATATAATGAAGGTTAAATATCAAGTTTAATTTTGAGCATCGTGGaattttatatttctaccatGATGTGactgttttagttttgttttttatgtggtCCAATAATtagttttaaacttttttttttaacttaatgcCTTAAAAAATATAGTTGAGCTGcagccaataaaaaaaaatcctgcattTTCCAAAATTCAAAACTgcaatctaaaaaaaaacaagtggtgATTTGGTCACATGCCACTTTGCAtcccaccccccctctcagtGTTACACTCGCAGACACAAAGTGATTCTGcagccttttctctttttgtttttcggggatggggtggtggtggtgggggggggggagaagaagaataGTTCGCGTGGCGTGTTGAACAgtcagcagcagccgcagctccCCTGCAGCAGGTGCAGCTGCAGACGCTGTTTGTTGCCTCCTCGCAggaacagaaaagagaaaacacaccgAGACCAATCGATGTGCACGGTCATTATTGGGAAAAGGAACGTGTGAGAGCGGCGCCAGGCAAAGAGTCAACCCGGTGCATGTTACTGTTAAACGCTCCCACTCGACAAGGACCTTTTATTTGATTAATGGATTATATCCTACGCGTTTGAACCCTCTTATAAATTCCGCACAAAGGAGACATCCGAGCATCGCCCTGCAAGACGCTTTTATTCCCACTGAATGAGAAGATCAAATACACTGCGAGGGGTTTAATTCAGTCTTTGACTCACTCAGCTCCACTGGCTCTTTGTCATTGTTGAAATTTACATTTAAGGCCATTTCTTTGTACATGTTCCATAATGGGAAAACGTAAACGAGCCCTTTCTCTAGTTATTTTAAAGTGTTAATCATGACAGTGTCTCTTTAGTTGTAGTTATTTTTGGGGGTTTAAGTACATTTAAACCAATGAAAGCTTAAAAAAAGGCAAGTTCTTGttcaaatatgatttaataacCAACATTTTGACTCCAAATTTAACACAAAACTAtaaatttatgtatttttaacaaTTTCAACCTGCTGATGCTTTTGTTAACACAATTCCTTTTGTCGAGCCGTGTAAGAAATGTGATTGAACTGtatgaaatgttaaataatatCTAAAAACTTCCATCATTTACCACTTTTATTATTCAACGATCTTATTATATACGTGAATGGAGAGTGTTCGTGTTTGCTGTGAGGCgagaaagaaaaattaaatgttGGACCTTCCATCATTGCATTGgcctgagaggaagaagagctgtgtgtgtgtgtgtgtatatatgtgtgtgtgtgagagagagagagagagggacagtgtgtgtgtttgtgtttgctgcaaGAGTCCAGTTGACAAATGATagtgactgtctgtctgtctgacacacaGGGAATGGAGGAAGGATCAGCCCTGGGCATCCTCGACCACTCTGTCATTAAAAAAGGTAAGAGGTgggagagctgtgtgtgtctgtgtgtgtgtgtgtgtgtgtgtttgtgtgtgagggagagagggagagagagatagatagaaagagagaacagaaagatggagtgtgtatgtgtgcgtttgtgtctaAGTGTGCACCTATATAATTGTGCTATATGTGCTGAAGGGGGTTTTGTGTTTAGGGGCTCTCCAACACTAGTCTCTctcactgatacacacacacacacacacacacacacacacacacacatacacacacactcacacacactataaataaTTCTGTTTTGCTATTTCATTTGAAGTCAAGAAGTCCTCTAACACTCAGCTGCAGACTTCACCCCAAAGGCACACATTCTTAATGAACTGTTCATGGTCATATGAGAGAGCGagtgtgcacgagtgtgtgtgtgtgtgtgtgtgtgtgtgtgtgagagagagtgcggaagagagagggattagagtggagaggagagggaagtggGGCAAAGCATAAAAGGGAGGGGAACATGATAAAAGAGGAGTTGTGGGGAAATTTGCGGAGTGTGATCACTCTCATATCACCGAGTGTGAGTGGCAGAAGACACAGGGGCACGATTAGAAAACTCAAGTTGGATTTGGAGCTGGTGCAGTTTGATACTGtgcaaatccccccccccaaaaaagaaagcCCCTGATATAGGCCGTCCTGGTGGGGAGTGGAGGGGTGCAGGGAATCAGTGAAGATTTGCTCTGAATCCAGCTGAAGATGACACCTGCTGTGCCTCAgaacactttctctctctctctcctgcttttaAATTCCCCTTTAAATGAAGAGCTTCTAAACaattattactttttattctCTGATTTATCAATTCAACCTCCACGTGAACAACAATCCATTCTCACATTTTTGCCTCCATCCAAACACCTCAGCGCCTCGAACCCCTTTCGTGTCCCAACGTTTTCACCCAAAACAAGGATGTGAATCTCCGAGTCTAATCCCCCAAGGAGCAGCGCCGTGCGTTTTACAGCACGAATCCGCAAAGCAGCAGTCATTTGATGAAGTGGCAGGGATTCCTCTTGTTTGCCAAACTCTCAGAATTGATCAATTACCCCGGCAAGCACTCACATGTACAGCAGCGAGATAGCAGAGCAAACCTAAAGCCCTCGTGAATAAGAAAATCCAATAAGGAGAAAGAGAACGAGACAGAATAtagaaaaagggaaaagtgtggagggggggggggggggggggttgaggagTGGGAGGCACAAGAGAGAGATgataagagaaagagaagaaaagagagtgagagagaaggaggggcaGACAGCTGacaaaggagagagggaaagagagagcgagagcttCGGAGgaagctctgcagctctgtggcctCCATCATCGGCTGCTGGGGAACCAGgggatttttcagtttttggatggggggggggggggggggtctgtgctGCGTGGCCCGCCACCCACAGCGTGCGAGGGGAGAGCGGGCGTCTCAGAGCTCAGTGAcacagataaaatgtctttttaaagacaggagagggaggatAGCAGACACGTCAGGACtggaaggagagaggacaagTGAGGAGATGTACACACGTGTTGCATCTTCTTATACAAATACTACACAATATTATTTATTGCTATATTTGTAAACACCACTGCTGGCTATATTAATTCCCTGAACCTGATGAGAGCTGGTTCAtccaaataataaatcaatgttcTATAAGACACAGACCAGGAACAATGTCTGTGACTTTtgatttttgctttttttgtctGATGTCGCCCTAAACATAAAATTCTTTGTCTCAAATATTTTTCCATGTGATCTTTGTATTCTATTGTTTCTTCAGCTGGTGAAAgctgtgaaagaaagaaagattcgattttttaaatataaatcctAAATGTTTTAAGGTCAACAAACATTATTCAAACTAATTGCATAGGAGTGAAGTCAGAaatttaataatgaatataaCCATTATAACAAAACATTACTGAATAAATAgctaaattatttgtattaactCATATAAACTTCATCTTTGAGCCATTGAGGGAATAATATCCTGATAAAATTAACAAAGCAGTTGATTCCTTCAAGATTCAAAACTTTAACGTCCATAACCCAGGAATTAATGCAAAATCTTTGATTTGTGTATGAGACACAAAAAAATGGATTTCATTGTTAACATGGATTTGTCATATTTGATGAATCCAAATCTAATTTCatcaacaaatatattttattatctaTTGATACAACCTATCTTTGTATGTTGCactattatattgtatattttgcatgtttttaatgGCTTAACCTGCTGCAAGTTGGCATTCAACTAAATAAATCCCTCAGATGCTTCAGACAATTTTACTCCTAGACTGAAAACTCCTGAagttgttaaaaaataaaaaaaaggcttcACAAAACGTCTATTCCCCATTTTGAAACCACTTCTATTAAAAGTTTACCCCAGTGCAGACAAGTGAGTGCAAATTGAGCTCCTGCAGGTGCGAAGTGAAGCTATTTGAGAATGCACAGCTGAAATGTAACAAGCTGCAGTTTAGGCAACAGAATCAACAAGCAGCTCTCCAGAATTAGAGCTGTCGACACGGGGGAGGACACAACGCTGAATAGATtaatcaggaggaggaggtggaggaggaggaggaggacagtcACACAGTCATTCACACAACACTATTGTCATCGCACCAGACATATGTTTAGAATTGatgagctttatttattatttacccCCTTCATTCCTTCTCTTTGTTGCTGTGTAACTTTCCCTATCTTGGATTTTCATGTTATTCAAGTCAAAGTGTGTAAATGAGCTcaaacctctcctcctctctccatcatcagTTCCCATGCCACACAAGCTGAACGGCTCGTCCCTCTCGGTCCTCTCCATGGGGAAGGACGGCCTCGGGGTCGGGCTGGTGTCCAACCCGGCCGAGGTCTTCTGCTCGGTGCCCGGTCGCCTGTCGCTGCTCAGCTCCACCTCCAAGTACAAGGTGACGGTCGGGGAGGTGCAGCGGCGCCTCTCCCCGCCCGAGTGCCTCAACGCCTCCCTGCTGGGTGGAGTCCTCCGCAGGTGAGCCGGGGaaccagaggggggggggggggatatgcaGGTGTAGAGATGAAGCATCAAGAATCTACACTCAACACAAACTTGATCCCAACACTGTTCTGACTCTAACTTTCTGAGATCTCTTATGAAACACTTGAAACTGACTCATCGAGGCCTCTGTAAAGTAGGGAATAAAAGAAGGGAAGGATCTGACAATAACAAGTGATACTGTAAGAACCAGTTCCATAAATAACTTGAAGTTTTACAGCAACTCAGCAAATTCTTCTTTAATGCCTATGGATCCCTGTTGATTTCATACATGTTGAAGATTTAAATTCTTAGGCtctaatttaacattttaaccaCGTGATCCCTCTAACAATAAATAACACGATTTGAAGTGAAGTCCATGACTTaagaagtcagaaaataaatgttcaggagtttttattcttcatattCAACATTTATCCTGATGGAGAAGAACTATGGgtttatgggaaatgtagtcttTGCTCTGGGTGACAGTACAACACTAGTTTTattgattaataattaaatttatGTAATGATATACAAATTATAAACcgaagtttaaaaacacaacactccCTTTCATTAGATTAATAAATCTTTTCAGAATAAGAGCCCCTGAACTGTAGGGCCATGAGGGCTGAGGACCTAATGTGCATCATGGGACTAAATCACAGGAGAAGCCGTGTGGTGTAATTAAACACAGCTTCAGGGCAAGAGCACAACTTTACGAGTCTGCTTTCAGGCTGAATCACTTTGAGGGAACGTAagtaaaacatatttagggatttaactttatattaaattgctctGACAGCTATAAATAGTTTCTGCttactttgaaaataaagatttatcaTATAAATACAGGATTGTTTGTTAATATTTGTTCTTGTGGTTTATAAACCATTCATCTGTATATAAATAGGTTAAATTAGTCCCAGCGGCAACACTGATATAATCTGTTAGGATCAAATATTCTTACATTATATTAATGAGTTAGTTTAAAACCCCTCCATGTTATTTAGCTGATAATGCTGCTGTATTTCTACTTAATAACATTTTCTGCAGGAATTATACAGCCTTCATTCTTCTTTACTAAACTAAATATTTGCTAAATTTACTAAATGAGtataagaataaaaacatgaatgagaCCAACTAATGGagatgaaaataagaaaatacaagATACTACCAGTTCTGACAGGGAACATAGGGAGGATGtatcttctcacacacacacacacacacattcctcaccATACACACAATCCAGAGAAATACAGGCACATAAAGCAGAACAGACACAgagtagaaaacacacacatgcacaaacacacacacatgtacacaaacacacacacccactatGACCATCTCTTAAAaactgctctctctgtctccctgccccCCCTCAGGGCTAAGTCAAAGAATGGTGGCCGCTGTCTGAGAGAGCGTCTGGAGAAGATTGGCCTCAACCTGCCCGCCGGGCGACGCAAGGCAGCCAACGTCACTCTGCTAACATCTCTAGTGGAGggtagggacacacacacacacacacacaaccacacacacacacacacacacacacaaagtgacctGCATATATCCTGACAGATAGAGACACATATTCACATGGAAATATCCTCGCATGAgcaaacatgaataaacagtcggagggggggggggggggcgtgcgtGTGCAAACACAAGTGCAGGGTGTCATTTTAGAAAAGCCGAGGCTGCCTCACAAAAGCCAAAGAGCAGTGAACTGGTTGAGGAGTGAAAGTGAGAGAAATGGCCGCCGAGCTCGTCTCTTGACCCGAGCCGACCCGGGAAGCTGCACCAGCCGACTGTGCATCGTTTAAAGAAGCATTTGTAATTATTGGATTTGAAAGTCAAACAGACCAATTGGCCCCTTGACTCTTAAAACCACTGAAGCAGTAGCTGCATTTTTTCTGTCTGACTAACACAGAAGACTGATCCTTTATTGTACTGGTTGGTGATTCTGCTTTAGTCACAgtctcactctcttcctcttcttcttcctcctcctcctcctcctcctcctcctcctccccctccaggtGAGGCCGTCCATCTGGCGCGGGACTTCGGCTACGTGTGTGAGACAGAGTTTCCAGCCAGAGCCACAGCTGAGTATCTGTGCAGGCAGAGTGAACCCGAGCAGCTCCCAACACGGCGCAGCATGCTCCTCGCCACCAagtgagtcccccccccccccctgcacacccacaccacagctgcagctcttctcttTAGTCCATTGATTTTTCTCTCAAATAATCAATTGATTGTTTTGTCCATCAATcctcaataaaaaacaaagtaaagaaTTTCAACCATGTTGCCGGAGGTGATATCATCAAATTCCAGTTGTGGTCGGAGCAGCTGCTCAAAACCACAGGATTTCACAATCAGCACGAGAGAGAAAGTCTAATTTCACAGATTTTAGaagttaaatgaataaaatctttgCATTAATGTTTGATAAATTACTTGAATCAACTGTTTAGGCCgagttttattcatttttatgaggCTTTTCCTGCACCATCTCAGTATTTGAGGAGAAATCCATTTGAAGGCTTCAGTTACCCGACAAACAAGACAAGGTTTCTTATTCAAATTTTAAGAAacaatcaatttaatttaattccatttaatttcataattatAACATTTCATTCAATTTCTCCTTTTTTGACCTACGTCATCTCTAAAATTGCTGAATGGAAATAGTTGACGTAAATACTTCTGTTCCTGGTTGTATGTTTGACAGTTTATATGGTTTCCTTTGATCCCCTctgtaaaacctttttaaaaattcaatacatttagttttttggaCTAAATTCCCCAAAAGTAACAACAATCAGTCAATCCTTTAAAAACCGGGGCGGTGGCAACAAGGTTGGCAAAGCAATGAGATATCTGGGGCCCCATGCAAAAAGGGGCCCCCCAAAAACTCCTGATATTCTTTGTGCACACAAACCTTAGATTCTATCAGCGACTATGGACAGGAGTAGAGCAATGACACTGTGGTCACAAACCCCCCAACACCTCATGGGCACTAACTCTCAGCCAAATTTAGTGTGGCCCCCCAGTTCCCTTTTGCCTGTGACCCCTCACAATAAACCTCACCATCACCAAAATAACGACTAACAAGCTGCTTTGTGCTCTTCCTCTCAGGGAGGTCTGTAAGGAGTTCGTGGACCTCATGTCCCAGGACCGCTCCCCGCTGGGCGGCAGCCGACCCAACCCGTGCCTGGAGCCCGGCGTCCAGGGAAGCCTCACCCACTTCAGCCTGCTCACCCACGGCTTCGGAGCCCCCGCCATCTGCGCCGCGCTGTCCGCCTTCCAGAGCTACCTGATGGAGGCCATCAAAATGCTGGACAAGGGGGAGGGCGGCGGGAAGAGCCACCACGACAAGGAGATGAAGCACCGCAAATAGAGAGCGCcggtggggggggagggtgtGAACCGATGTGCGGTTACATGGACGGAAGGATGGAGAGgcagaaaggaagagaaaagagggaggggaagaCGGACTCGTGGCCCCTCTGCGTCTTGACCTTTGCCCTCAGGATGAAAACTGAGACTTTTACCTCCCAGAAGCCCCGGCGGTCCCTCTCatcaaggaggggggggggggcttgaacGATGATGATATCTGTACTGTAATATGTGTCAGCAGCCACCTCACTCAAACTGACGCATGGACCTCTCTTCTTCAGTAGCTGGTTTGTGTCACGATGGCGTCTGCGAAACATCTGGAGGAGTTCCAACATCTGGCAGAAAGGTTCCAGTGGTTTCtaccccctttttttttatttacttaggTCACCTTGAATACGTCAATTTCACCTGTGTTTTAGGAGCCCCTGCctccatcacacaaacacacagacacacacagacacacacagacacacacacttcgacATTTCTCTGGACTGAACTCATCTTGGGAAACATCCTGAGCCATATCCTGGAGAACCACCCCGCTCTTCGCTCCTCTGCAGCCGTGGGAGGATTTTAACTCCACCTGATTGGACGAGCGTAGCTTCCATATGTAGTTGTTCTTAGTGGGTGGTCATGGGAAATTGAGTACTCTGGGTTCTCTGGCAGCGGGGCGGGGCGTggcagggcgggggggaggtACAGGGGGAGTTAAAGGCAGCTAaaggagatttgtttttattttattttgaagtgctGGCGTGTTGGtaacttaaaaaataattttgtactttctgtgtctgtttattattaatgttattactgttgttattattattattgtattacggcataaatgtaatatattattaaaagaATTAAGAAGTGACGTGAGTGATTTTATGTTTTGATCTAAAATATCAGAATAATATAAACTATtatctattttttcttttattgtgatGCTTCCCctcgtctgtgtctgtgtcacagtAATGATATTTGTATTGACTCCTGCAGGCGAAGTCTATTCTCCCTTGAACAGGAAGGTCACGACCGGGCCAGCAGCTAACGCTTAATTTCAGTATTGATTGATTTTTCTAATTGATTGAGGGATTAATTGCTCAGCTCATAAAATGTCAGGAAATGATGACAAATGTCGGAGGAACCCAATTTTGTGTTTCcctcaataaaaaaatatatattataaatatatttaacagaaaAGAAAACGGACAAAAAAACCAGTGACtgtcacacatttttttttaaatgtttaattttcgCCCCAAAGAATCACTGAGTCCGAAATTTTTAGAGGCACATGACATTTGAtacaaaaaattattttgtcattttaaaattTTTCTTCTTGCGTCAAAACGTCCAATTCTTTGATTTGTAATAAAACTAAACTGACCCATCAACCACGCAAAGAAATAATCTAAGAAGAGATTTGACATCTTCTAATTGTCTCGTATTCAAAAGCAATTTGACTTAAAATAACAGTTTACTTGACAATAGCAGCAGATCCACACAAACCCGTGTTTGGTAGTTCTGTTTGATAAATGACTTAATTGCTCATTAAAGCTGCTGTTGATTAATTTTCTGTCGACCgaataatcaattaatcaatttatgCTTTTAAACACTTAATGAGGGCAGGTTCAGCTCCGGAGCTCCAAGGAATCCAGCTTCTTGCCAACACAAGACCCTGAATGctagacccacacacacacacacgcacactcacacaatgcATGTGACAAATCTGCTGTTTGCACCCCAAGGGGCCTCTCAAGAAAATCAGGGCCCCTCACACGCGGGGCCTCCAGTAGGGGCCCAGGCACACGACAGGCCTCCCAGCTGCAGCCCTGAACACTGTCTACCTGGGAGAGCGCCCCCAGCAGGCCCCACACCTCCGCTCCCACACATCCCATCATGCATTTCTCTGACCTCTCATGCGGTCGTTTGCTTTATTTAACTGGGACGAGATACTCAACACAATTGCGTGTTCCCAGGGACTGCACACATACACGTGTCGCCTGCTCGCACGCCCTCACACATCACTTCTACCTGCCGTAtctcccctttctctcctccaaGCTCATTACCCTCCTGTGtcaattcccccc harbors:
- the tfap2e gene encoding transcription factor AP-2-epsilon is translated as MLIHTYSAMDRADGLSGSSPSGRLSQLSSLNQAAYSSAPPLCHTPASDFQPPYFPPPYSQSSLPYSQSQESAYSHLSDPYTSINSLHQHQQAAWHSQRSRSDDGGLLSQSHRALSLDHRRDYAAVPRLLHGLGEGAAALGDGPLGMHLGHHGLDDLQGMEEGSALGILDHSVIKKVPMPHKLNGSSLSVLSMGKDGLGVGLVSNPAEVFCSVPGRLSLLSSTSKYKVTVGEVQRRLSPPECLNASLLGGVLRRAKSKNGGRCLRERLEKIGLNLPAGRRKAANVTLLTSLVEGEAVHLARDFGYVCETEFPARATAEYLCRQSEPEQLPTRRSMLLATKEVCKEFVDLMSQDRSPLGGSRPNPCLEPGVQGSLTHFSLLTHGFGAPAICAALSAFQSYLMEAIKMLDKGEGGGKSHHDKEMKHRK